The window ATGCACCGTCCGTCCATGTACATTTTGCTCCCGTCGTCAAAGGTGTACTCCACTGAATATACATCGAAATTCTGATCGACTGCATTGCCGCGGTAATGGCGGCCACCCAGAGCCCGAGCCTTCACCGGCCACGCGTTTTTCATCCAGCAGAGGTGGTCAACGTGATGAATGTAAAAGTCGTTGAAACACCCGCCGCTGGCCCACAGGAAGCTGTGAAAACGCTGGATCTGCCAGAGCAATTCGCTCGGTTTGCCGGGCCATTTTTCAGAAAACGCAGACCCCACCGGCCCCGCCATCCGGTAGCCGCGCAACATGATGACGTCCCCAATCTGGCCGTCCTGGATGCGCTGCTGGAGTTCCTGCAGCGCGCGGCTGTGACGGGACATCAGTCCGACTCCGACCTTCAGGTTTTTTGCCGAGGCCTCCTCGGCAAGCTTGAGCATTCTGCGGGAAGTCGGCCCATCCGCCGTGAGCGGCTTTTCCATGAATACGTTCAGCCCCTTTTGAATGGCATAAGTGAAATGCACCCAGCGAAACGCCAGCGGCGTGGTGAAGATCGCGATGTCGCCGGGCTTCAGGCAATCCATGGCCTTCCGGTAAGCGTCGAAGCCGATGAACTTGCGGTCATCCGGCACATCCACCTTGCCGGGGCTGTGCCGTTTCACGGCGTCATAGCTGCTCTTAAGCCGATAGTCGAAGACATCGGCCATTGCGACGAGCTTGGTCGGACCGGTGTGAACATCCAGCGCGTTTGCCGCGGCGCCCGTGCCGCGGCCGCCGCAGCCGATGAGGGCAATCTGCAGGGTATTGTTTTCCGCGGCGTGAACGTGCGGAATCGCCACGCCCGCCAGCGCGGAAGCGGCTGCAATCCTGCCGGTGCTTTTGATGAACTCGCGGCGCGAAGTGAGGTTGGTTGAGGTTTCGTTCATAGGATCTATCTTCCCGACGCGGGTATCGGCCTGTCAATTCAAGAAATATATGCTTCGCCCCGGGGCCGGCGATAAACGAGCCATGCTCAGACCTGCCACCCTTTGCGATAACCGCGCTTCACCCAGTGATTGAGCTCGGGAATGTTGGTGACTTTCATGTTTGGACCGTCCCATTCCACTTTTTTCCCTTCGCCGACGTGCTGCGCCAGATTGCCGAGGATGGCGAATTCGGTCAACCGCGTGCCGTACTCAAACGGCACGGCGGTTTCGGTCTTGCCCGCGCGACACGCCTCGATGAAGTCTGTAAAAATATTTTTGGGACGCGGCAATGTCCTGGACGGCGCGGGCGTTTCCTTCATTTTCTCCCACGGCACAATGTGCATCTTGTCTCCGTACGTCCCGGTAAAAATGACTCCTTTTTCCCCGACATAAAGCGTGCCGCTGTCGCCGCGGTCAAGTTCTTCGTCCGGGTATTGCTTTTGCAGATCGGCCAGGAGCGGTGGGAGATTGCGGGCGGCGCCTTTGGCGGCTTTAAGGTTCCCTACCGCCTCGTCTTTGGTGGTCTTGTTCAGACCCTCATACCAGTAAACTTTCACCGGCGACATCCCTTCTCGGGCCGGGCAATCCCAACGAATGCGGCTGCCGGTCGGATACCGCTCGTCACTGCCGCCCCTGATGTACTCGACTTCAACACTGTCGGGATGTTCGAGTTTGAGCGCCCAATACACGCCGTCCAGCACATGGCAGCCCATGTTGCCGATCGAACCGTTGCCGAAGTCATACCAACCGTGCCATTCGTGCGGATGGAGATCCGCATGATAATCACGGTAGGGTGCCGGCCCTATCCACTGGTCCCAATGCAAGCCGGGCGGAGGCGGTTGCGACGGCGGACGCGGGCCCACGCCGCCGTTGGCGCGGTCTGTCCAGCTGTGAGTCTCAGTAACTTTGCCGATGACCCCGCCCCAGATGTATTCGCACAACCGACGGTACCCTTCCTCGCAGTGCCCTTGATTCCCCATTTGCGTGGCCACTTTGGACTTTCGGGCCATTTCACGCAGCAGTCGGGCCTCTCCAATGTCGTGGCACACCGGCTTCTCGCAGTAAACGTTCTTGCCGAGTTGCATGGCGATCATGGCGGCGAGCGCGTGATGATGGTTTGGCGTGGTAATGAAGACAGCATCGATTTGCTTGCCAATCTTGTCGAACATCTGCCGGTAATCGGTAAAAATCTGGAGTTTGTCCGCGTCGAGGTTCCGTCTGGACAGCCAGCCTTTTACGGACGCGTGCTTGTTCGCGTCAGGCTCCACGATGGCGTAAAGATTTTGCCCGTTCCGGCCGATAACCTCGTCCAAATGATTGAAGCCCCGCCCGCCGCAGCCGATCTGCACGCAGTTCAGCTTGTCACCCGTGCTGCTGGCCGCGAGGACGTTAAGGCCTGGCAGAACGCGCGCAGCAGACGCGGCCCCGATTGCCAGGGTGG of the Candidatus Angelobacter sp. genome contains:
- a CDS encoding Gfo/Idh/MocA family oxidoreductase produces the protein MKSTQNRRSFLKRATLAIGAASAARVLPGLNVLAASSTGDKLNCVQIGCGGRGFNHLDEVIGRNGQNLYAIVEPDANKHASVKGWLSRRNLDADKLQIFTDYRQMFDKIGKQIDAVFITTPNHHHALAAMIAMQLGKNVYCEKPVCHDIGEARLLREMARKSKVATQMGNQGHCEEGYRRLCEYIWGGVIGKVTETHSWTDRANGGVGPRPPSQPPPPGLHWDQWIGPAPYRDYHADLHPHEWHGWYDFGNGSIGNMGCHVLDGVYWALKLEHPDSVEVEYIRGGSDERYPTGSRIRWDCPAREGMSPVKVYWYEGLNKTTKDEAVGNLKAAKGAARNLPPLLADLQKQYPDEELDRGDSGTLYVGEKGVIFTGTYGDKMHIVPWEKMKETPAPSRTLPRPKNIFTDFIEACRAGKTETAVPFEYGTRLTEFAILGNLAQHVGEGKKVEWDGPNMKVTNIPELNHWVKRGYRKGWQV
- a CDS encoding gfo/Idh/MocA family oxidoreductase; this encodes MNETSTNLTSRREFIKSTGRIAAASALAGVAIPHVHAAENNTLQIALIGCGGRGTGAAANALDVHTGPTKLVAMADVFDYRLKSSYDAVKRHSPGKVDVPDDRKFIGFDAYRKAMDCLKPGDIAIFTTPLAFRWVHFTYAIQKGLNVFMEKPLTADGPTSRRMLKLAEEASAKNLKVGVGLMSRHSRALQELQQRIQDGQIGDVIMLRGYRMAGPVGSAFSEKWPGKPSELLWQIQRFHSFLWASGGCFNDFYIHHVDHLCWMKNAWPVKARALGGRHYRGNAVDQNFDVYSVEYTFDDGSKMYMDGRCMVGCEAYYSSYAHGSKGSATVSANGDCGLPSSIHKGQNPDRASRIWVSEVRPDERDPYLNEWNDLTEAIRNNKPYNEVKRGVYASAVSSLGRKAAHTGQEITLEEFLSSDQEYAPGVDKFTVDSPPPVKSDADGKYPIPMPGILKHEEYKM